Proteins found in one Sardina pilchardus chromosome 11, fSarPil1.1, whole genome shotgun sequence genomic segment:
- the scg3 gene encoding secretogranin-3, producing the protein MASKSLGILVLIQVFALTVHHLSAFPTPASADDQTVHNRQLTEERPVQEQIAEADSIKKADTTAPDTKQAEESSDSATNSDSDDFTLLKSLAEKSKQAENETPKPSKDDQLVPDEADSTKNRRLADDYDSTKNDDPESFRQLDGTPLTAEDIVQKIAKKIYEEDDRGVFDRIVSKLLKLGLITDSQADTLEYEVAEALQDLITKNAKDNEIDEPDLSMDYPISRGDDVDTAPEDNMEEADRLPSRRYEEDEEPENVNQETDEATDEAADAVWDAASEGNDRNELSPVDSLQDLQYFPNFYRLLKSLDSEQDAEERETLITIMKTLIDFVKMMVKYGTITPEEGVSYLENLDAMIALQTKNKLGQSLGIPVLTPPTGKLTEDDDNTKAEAAKMQKEYELLRDSTKNVQAATETSHPGKSETYLEAIRKNIEWLKKHNKDANKEEYDLSKLRDFMDQQVDTYIDKGILEKEEGEVIKRIYGSM; encoded by the exons ATGGCGTCAAAGAGCTTGGGGATTCTGGTCTTAATTCAGGTTTTTGCTCTAACCGTTCACCATCTCTCTGCCTTCCCAACACCTGCCAGTGCTGACG ATCAAACAGTACACAACAGACAGTTAACTGAGGAGAGACCTGTTcaggagcag ATTGCTGAAGCTGACAGTATTAAAAAGGCAGACACAACAG CTCCAGATACGAAGCAAGCTGAGGAGTCGAGCGATTCAGCAACCAACTCTGATAGTGATGACTTCACTCTCTTGAAGTCGCTGGCAGAGAAATCCAAGCAGGCCGAAAACGAGACCCCCAAGCCCAGTAAAGATGACCAGCTGGTCCCTGACGAGGCTGACTCCACCAAGAACAGAAGGCTAGCAGATGACTATGATTCCACCAAGAATG ATGACCCTGAGAGTTTCCGCCAGCTGGACGGAACCCCACTGACAGCGGAGGACATTGTCCAGAAAattgccaaaaaaatatacGAGGAGGATGACAGAGGGGTGTTTGACAGGATTGTGTCAAAACTCCTGAAACTCGGACTG ATCACAGACAGCCAAGCAGACACGCTGGAGTATGAAGTGGCAGAGGCCCTCCAGGACCTCATCACCAAAAATGCCAAAGACAACGAGATCGACGAGCCCGACCTCAGCATGGACTACCCCATCTCCAGGGGCGACGATGTGGACACTGCACCTGAGGACAACATG GAGGAGGCCGACAGGCTGCCCAGCCGGCGCTATGAGGAGGACGAAGAGCCGGAGAACGTGAACCAGGAGACGGACGAGGCGACGGACGAGGCAGCGGACGCGGTGTGGGACGCAGCCAGCGAGGGCAACGACAGGAACGAGCTGAGCCCTGTGGACAGCCTCCAGGACCTCCAGTACTTCCCCAACTTCTACCGCCTGCTCAAGAGCCTGGACTCAG AGCAAGATGCTGAGGAGCGGGAGACCCTGATCACCATCATGAAGACCCTGATTGACTTTGTGAAGATGATGGTCAAATATGGCACCATCACTCCAGAGGAAGGCGTCTCGTATCTTG AGAACCTGGATGCCATGATTGCCTTGCAGACAAAGAACAAGCTGGGCCAGTCTCTTGGGATCCCGGTTCTTACCCCACCTACAG GCAAGCTGACGGAGGACGACGACAACACCAAGGCGGAGGCAGCGAAGATGCAGAAGGAGTACGAGTTGCTGAGGGATTCCACCAAAAACGTGCAGGCCGCCACAGAGACCA GCCACCCGGGGAAATCTGAGACTTATTTGGAAGCAATCAGGAAGAACATTGAGTGGCTAAAGAAGCATAACAAAGATGCCAACAAAGAGG AATACGACTTGTCCAAGCTGAGGGACTTCATGGACCAGCAGGTGGACACCTACATTGATAAGGGCATTctagagaaggaggagggggaggtgatCAAGAGGATCTATGGCAGCATGTAG
- the lysmd2 gene encoding lysM and putative peptidoglycan-binding domain-containing protein 2, producing MAEFSPVLPLRDGGGRFGQPIFPRSRSGSESESELSQSLARTKTRSYGSTASVTASMGEKYIEHRVTDSDTLQGIALKYGVTMEQIKRANKLFSNDCIFLRNSLNIPVASKKPSLFNGLSLESPDGEAPTLQEQADGAPDSDGPSPPASPAPCPPEPHAKPPQPEELSAKDYLHRLDLQIKLSKQAARKLKEEDRRDEDYSSEPTSSYQEI from the exons ATGGCGGAGTTCTCCCCAGTCCTGCCTCTACGGGATGGAGGCGGACGATTTGGGCAACCCATCTTCCCAAGGTCTCGGTCCGGATCAGAATCAGAGAGTGAATTATCACAGAGCTTGGCTCGCACCAAAACCCGGTCCTATGGCAGCACGGCCAGCGTTACGGCTTCTATGGGAGAGAAATACATAGAACATCGTGTTACGGATAGCGATACATTGCAAGGGATAGCTCTCAAATATGGTGTTACC ATGGAGCAAATCAAGAGGGCCAACAAACTCTTTAGCAATGATTGCATTTTCCTGCGGAACAGCCTGAATATCCCTGTAGCTTCGAAGAAGCCTTCCCTTTTCAACGGACTGTCGCTGGAGTCTCCAGACGGTGAGGCCCCCACTCTCCAGGAGCAGGCAGATGGGGCCCCTGATAGTGATGGGCCCTCGCCCCCTGCCTCACCGGCCCCCTGTCCCCCGGAGCCCCACGCCAAGCCCCCTCAGCCTGAGGAACTCTCAGCCAAGGACTACTTGCATAGACTGGACTTGCAAATTAAATTATCCAAACAGGCAGCAAGAAAGTTGAAAGAGGAGGATAGAAG GGATGAAGACTACTCATCAGAGCCAACTTCATCCTACCAGGAAATCTGA